A genomic region of Rhizobium sp. NXC24 contains the following coding sequences:
- a CDS encoding CRTAC1 family protein: MKKIATLLAIASLISFSFAPGSFAEDTAAPAPFLMDVPHFQEEAVAAGIDHQYTGGWEYFVGGGVASFDCNGDRKPDLMMAGGTSPLALYVNESETGGALKFKAKPINLSDKDIRSVLGVYPIDIDNDGYTDVVLLRLGENIILKGGPDCTFEKANRTFAFDGGKDWTVAFAATWEAGNKYPTLAFGNYVDRYAPGTPFGTCSDNVFDRPTSNDKVDYSNPLPLKPSYCTLSMLFTDWNHSGQDSLRVANDRQYYRGGQEQLWDIAPGRPPRQYTTAEGWASLKIWGMGLAEADPKADGRPEYFITSMGDNKLQELDDEADNDSPTYRDTAYEKGVAAYRPYTGKDHRPSTAWHAQFADINNDTNMDLFLTKGNVEAMPDFASSDPDNLLLGGFDGKFTEKGDEAGIALPGKGRGAVVEDFNNDGMLDILVVNRMQRAFLFRNLGAKTEWGYRPLGNWTEIELDNGPINHVGIGATINVRAGTQTQVQRVQIGGGHASGHVGFTHFGLGTNERAVVRVQWPDGEWSQPYRIFANQHVVIKRGATSAKYWFAPPGNGNETAAAEPAIAAPIPAGQQVGDQPVTK, translated from the coding sequence ATGAAGAAGATTGCAACCTTGCTGGCCATAGCCAGCTTGATTTCCTTCTCGTTCGCGCCCGGCAGCTTTGCCGAGGACACGGCCGCGCCGGCACCCTTCCTGATGGATGTCCCGCATTTCCAGGAGGAAGCGGTCGCCGCCGGCATTGACCATCAATATACCGGCGGCTGGGAGTATTTCGTCGGCGGCGGCGTCGCCAGCTTCGATTGCAACGGCGATCGCAAGCCCGACCTGATGATGGCCGGCGGCACCAGTCCGCTGGCGCTTTATGTCAATGAAAGCGAGACGGGCGGCGCACTGAAATTCAAAGCGAAGCCGATCAATCTTTCCGACAAGGATATCCGGTCCGTTCTCGGCGTCTATCCGATCGATATCGACAATGACGGCTATACGGATGTCGTTCTGTTGCGGCTCGGTGAAAATATCATCCTCAAGGGCGGTCCGGACTGTACCTTCGAAAAGGCCAATCGCACCTTCGCCTTTGACGGCGGCAAGGACTGGACGGTCGCGTTTGCGGCCACGTGGGAAGCCGGCAATAAATATCCTACTCTTGCTTTCGGCAATTATGTCGATCGCTACGCGCCAGGGACGCCCTTCGGCACCTGCAGCGACAATGTTTTCGATCGTCCTACCAGCAACGACAAGGTCGACTATTCCAATCCGTTGCCGCTGAAGCCGAGCTATTGCACGTTGTCGATGCTGTTTACCGATTGGAATCATTCGGGCCAGGATTCGCTGCGCGTTGCCAATGACCGGCAATATTATCGCGGCGGACAGGAGCAGCTCTGGGACATCGCGCCCGGACGGCCGCCGCGGCAATATACGACCGCAGAAGGCTGGGCCTCATTGAAGATCTGGGGCATGGGCCTTGCGGAAGCCGATCCGAAGGCAGACGGCAGGCCGGAATATTTCATCACCTCGATGGGCGATAACAAGCTGCAGGAGCTTGATGACGAGGCGGATAACGACAGCCCGACCTATCGCGACACCGCCTATGAAAAGGGGGTAGCCGCCTATCGGCCCTATACCGGCAAGGACCACAGGCCTTCGACGGCCTGGCACGCGCAGTTTGCCGATATCAACAACGATACCAACATGGATCTATTCCTGACCAAGGGCAATGTCGAGGCCATGCCGGATTTTGCCAGCAGCGATCCGGACAATCTCCTGCTCGGCGGCTTCGATGGCAAGTTCACCGAAAAGGGGGACGAGGCCGGCATTGCGCTTCCCGGCAAGGGGCGCGGGGCGGTGGTCGAGGATTTCAATAATGACGGCATGCTCGACATCCTCGTCGTCAACCGCATGCAGCGGGCCTTCCTGTTCCGCAATCTCGGTGCAAAGACAGAGTGGGGCTATCGCCCGCTCGGCAATTGGACCGAAATCGAATTAGACAACGGCCCGATCAACCATGTGGGCATCGGCGCCACCATCAATGTCCGGGCGGGCACACAAACGCAGGTGCAGCGCGTGCAGATTGGCGGCGGTCATGCGTCGGGCCATGTCGGCTTCACGCATTTCGGTCTTGGCACCAATGAACGCGCCGTGGTGCGTGTGCAGTGGCCGGACGGGGAGTGGAGCCAGCCTTATCGCATCTTCGCCAACCAGCATGTCGTTATCAAGCGGGGCGCCACATCGGCCAAATACTGGTTTGCGCCGCCGGGAAACGGGAATGAGACTGCCGCGGCTGAGCCAGCTATTGCAGCGCCGATACCTGCTGGGCAGCAGGTAGGCGATCAACCGGTGACGAAGTAG
- a CDS encoding di-heme oxidoredictase family protein, with the protein MKRMALVCLCLAATGLPAIASQPWEEKTEALGQAGAEVSGHQTVEQLKNLIKIGEALFTARFTVEDGAGRPGATQAIVPTKRKHPVMNEFSRTAGVDANACSSCHNMPFPGGAGDFTTNVFVSEGFESADFDTTDPQFSNERGTNSLFGDGLIELLAREMTVDLQRQRANAITLAAKTGQPQRIALETKGVKFGWLTAQPNGLVDMQELEGIDMDLVIRPFSQKGVMTSLRQFTVNALNQHHGMEPVERFGGRWTGTRDFDGDGHADEISNGDVSAMVAWQATLPAPVRKVPDNAQWPDMAAAGEKLFDGMGCTACHRTSLPLDSLSFSDPGPNDVAGTLSVSQVKDPAIYDLSQLDWTKKLKRNDKGQVLVPLFGDLKRHTMTDSSVDQLGNELLAQRFVDRNIFMTAELWGVASTPPYGHRNDITTLDGVIRAHGGDGRTARDTYVGASDEDRARIIAFLKTLVIEQAGVNQ; encoded by the coding sequence ATGAAACGAATGGCACTCGTGTGCCTCTGTCTTGCCGCGACGGGATTGCCGGCGATCGCGTCGCAGCCTTGGGAGGAAAAAACGGAGGCGCTGGGCCAGGCCGGCGCCGAGGTTTCCGGCCACCAGACGGTCGAGCAACTCAAAAATCTCATCAAGATCGGCGAAGCGCTGTTTACGGCACGCTTCACAGTCGAGGACGGGGCAGGGCGTCCCGGCGCTACGCAGGCGATCGTGCCGACCAAGCGCAAGCATCCGGTGATGAACGAATTCAGCCGCACGGCCGGTGTCGACGCCAATGCCTGTTCCTCCTGCCATAACATGCCGTTTCCCGGTGGCGCCGGCGATTTCACCACCAATGTTTTCGTGTCCGAAGGTTTCGAGAGCGCGGATTTCGACACGACCGATCCGCAATTCTCCAATGAGCGCGGCACCAACAGCCTGTTCGGCGATGGTCTGATCGAGCTTCTGGCGCGGGAGATGACCGTTGATCTGCAGCGCCAGCGCGCCAACGCCATTACGCTTGCGGCGAAAACTGGCCAGCCGCAGCGCATCGCACTCGAGACCAAGGGCGTGAAGTTCGGCTGGTTGACCGCGCAACCCAATGGCTTGGTCGATATGCAGGAGCTGGAGGGTATCGACATGGATCTTGTCATCCGCCCCTTCAGCCAGAAAGGCGTGATGACCTCGCTGCGGCAGTTCACCGTCAACGCGTTGAACCAGCATCACGGCATGGAGCCGGTGGAGCGCTTCGGCGGCCGATGGACGGGGACCCGGGATTTCGATGGCGACGGACATGCCGATGAGATCAGCAACGGCGATGTTTCGGCGATGGTTGCCTGGCAGGCGACCTTGCCGGCGCCGGTGCGGAAGGTGCCGGATAATGCCCAATGGCCCGATATGGCGGCGGCGGGCGAAAAGCTGTTCGACGGCATGGGCTGCACGGCCTGCCACAGAACAAGCCTGCCGCTCGACAGTCTCTCCTTCTCCGATCCCGGGCCGAACGATGTTGCCGGCACGCTGAGCGTCTCGCAGGTGAAAGACCCGGCAATCTACGACCTGTCGCAGCTCGACTGGACGAAGAAGCTGAAGCGCAATGACAAGGGGCAGGTGCTGGTGCCGCTGTTTGGCGATCTCAAGCGCCACACCATGACCGACAGCAGCGTCGACCAGCTCGGCAACGAGCTTTTGGCGCAGCGCTTTGTCGATCGCAATATCTTCATGACGGCGGAGCTTTGGGGCGTGGCCTCGACGCCGCCCTATGGCCATCGCAACGACATCACCACGCTCGACGGCGTGATCCGCGCCCATGGCGGCGACGGTCGCACCGCCCGCGACACCTATGTCGGCGCGTCCGACGAGGATCGCGCCCGCATCATCGCTTTCCTCAAGACGCTGGTCATCGAGCAGGCAGGGGTGAACCAATGA
- a CDS encoding glycoside hydrolase family 19 protein: MDRAKLFAAVRSTVFSGHLSEAQVNGIEAILDGCEGGGVTDLRQIAYILATPMIETGGSFVPVSENLNYSAAGLRETFPKYFTPAQAQSYARQPQRIANRAYANRMGNGPETSGDGWKYRGRGFSQCTGHDNYGKFSKLLGVDLVSNPDLAMSDDIAAKIIVIGMRDGIFTGHKLSNYFEPDSADWIGARRIINGQDKAQQIASYAKQFYAALKAA, from the coding sequence ATGGACCGAGCGAAACTTTTCGCGGCGGTGCGTTCCACTGTGTTCAGTGGCCACTTATCCGAGGCACAGGTAAACGGCATCGAGGCCATTCTCGATGGATGCGAGGGGGGCGGCGTTACTGATCTCCGGCAGATCGCCTACATCCTGGCAACGCCCATGATCGAGACTGGCGGCAGCTTCGTGCCGGTCTCGGAAAACCTGAATTACAGCGCCGCAGGGCTTCGAGAGACCTTCCCCAAGTATTTCACCCCCGCGCAGGCTCAAAGCTATGCCAGACAGCCACAGAGGATCGCCAATCGAGCCTATGCGAACCGGATGGGCAACGGCCCTGAGACGTCTGGAGACGGTTGGAAATATCGTGGCCGTGGTTTTAGCCAGTGTACGGGTCATGACAACTACGGCAAGTTCTCGAAGTTGCTTGGCGTCGACCTCGTGTCCAATCCCGATCTCGCGATGAGCGACGACATTGCCGCGAAGATCATCGTCATCGGCATGCGCGATGGCATCTTCACCGGCCACAAGCTTTCCAACTACTTCGAACCGGATTCTGCCGATTGGATAGGCGCTCGCCGCATCATCAATGGGCAGGATAAGGCGCAACAGATCGCGTCTTACGCCAAGCAGTTCTACGCGGCACTGAAAGCCGCCTGA
- the xylF gene encoding D-xylose ABC transporter substrate-binding protein has translation MRAFIKLAAGAAIVLTMQTAAFAKDLVVGVSWSNFQEERWKTDEAAIKKALAAVGAKYISADAQSSASKQLTDVESLISQGANALIILAQDSDAIGPAVEKAADEGIPVVGYDRLIENPAAFYITFDNKEVGRMQAREILKAKPEGNYVFIKGSSSDPNADFLFSGQMEVLKPAIDAGKIKNVGEAYTDGWLPQNAQRNMEQFLTANNNKVDAVVASNDGTAGGAVAALDAQGLAGSVPVSGQDADKAALNRIALGTQTVSIWKDSRELGKRAAEIAIDLANGKSMDQINGVQTFSGGSKHVAMKSVFLTPQPITKDNLNVVIDAGWISKAEACQGVKAGTVAACK, from the coding sequence ATGAGAGCTTTTATTAAGCTGGCTGCCGGTGCGGCCATCGTTTTGACCATGCAGACGGCGGCCTTCGCGAAGGATCTCGTCGTCGGCGTTTCCTGGTCGAACTTTCAGGAAGAGCGTTGGAAGACCGACGAAGCGGCCATCAAGAAGGCCCTTGCTGCGGTTGGCGCCAAGTACATTTCCGCTGACGCCCAGTCGTCCGCTTCCAAGCAGTTGACCGACGTTGAATCCCTGATTTCCCAGGGCGCCAACGCTCTCATCATTCTCGCTCAAGATTCCGACGCCATCGGCCCGGCCGTTGAAAAGGCCGCCGACGAAGGCATTCCGGTTGTCGGCTACGACCGCCTGATCGAAAATCCGGCCGCCTTCTACATCACCTTCGACAACAAGGAAGTGGGCCGCATGCAGGCTCGCGAAATCCTCAAGGCCAAGCCGGAAGGCAACTACGTCTTCATCAAGGGCTCGTCGTCCGACCCGAACGCCGACTTCCTGTTCTCCGGCCAGATGGAAGTGCTGAAGCCCGCCATCGACGCCGGCAAGATCAAGAACGTCGGTGAAGCCTACACGGACGGCTGGCTGCCGCAGAACGCGCAGCGCAACATGGAGCAGTTCCTGACCGCCAACAACAACAAGGTTGATGCAGTCGTCGCCTCCAACGACGGCACCGCCGGCGGCGCCGTTGCTGCTCTCGACGCACAGGGCCTCGCAGGTTCCGTTCCGGTTTCCGGCCAGGACGCCGACAAGGCAGCTCTGAACCGCATCGCGCTCGGCACGCAGACCGTCTCCATCTGGAAGGACTCCCGTGAGCTCGGCAAGCGCGCTGCCGAAATCGCCATCGATCTCGCCAACGGCAAGTCCATGGACCAGATCAACGGCGTCCAGACCTTCAGCGGCGGCTCGAAGCACGTTGCCATGAAGTCGGTATTCCTGACCCCGCAGCCAATCACCAAGGACAATCTGAACGTCGTCATCGACGCCGGCTGGATCAGCAAGGCTGAAGCTTGCCAGGGCGTCAAGGCCGGCACCGTTGCAGCCTGCAAATAA
- a CDS encoding ROK family transcriptional regulator: MLAKSSTELVRQKNSVLVLTALRRHGPLAHTELSDFTKLSSATISVITTDLERAQIIEKAEQQAAGGRGRPRVLFSQRRDCGYLIVVIISSDAVQYSLVDYAGRLIDRFTEARQQNVSGAGSFVIGLRDALNRIVARSRLPRDKVLMISISSKGLVESSEPVLRWSPIFGREQIDFAAVLRDEWSAKIILGNETQLVAAAVGRQEENKKGRDFRALAALSLGHSIGLGIVRRGEEGKHEISAPNFGHMLHMSGGGLCRCGSRGCIEAYAGFYAILRAAFDVPLDTIPAKFVPIAELDKIAASARQGSRRNIHAFRQAGLALGNGLSRVLSLHESMPIAITGPGTRYYDLLLEGISEGLAESHVVRMEGMPELRVVADEPTLVFEGHLNRALAMMDDDIVRSGVAVTELHGQTG, from the coding sequence ATGCTGGCCAAATCGAGCACCGAATTGGTCCGCCAGAAAAACAGTGTTCTGGTGCTGACGGCGCTGCGCCGTCACGGTCCGCTCGCCCATACGGAACTTTCTGATTTCACCAAGCTTTCCTCGGCGACGATATCGGTCATCACCACCGATCTGGAGCGGGCGCAGATCATCGAGAAGGCGGAGCAACAGGCCGCCGGAGGACGCGGCCGGCCGCGCGTGCTTTTTTCGCAGCGGCGCGATTGCGGCTATCTGATCGTCGTCATCATTTCATCGGATGCGGTGCAATATTCGCTTGTGGATTATGCCGGCCGGCTGATCGACCGCTTCACGGAGGCGAGACAGCAGAACGTCTCGGGTGCCGGCTCTTTCGTCATCGGTCTGCGCGATGCCTTGAACCGGATCGTCGCCCGCTCGCGATTGCCGCGCGACAAGGTCCTGATGATTTCGATCAGCAGCAAGGGTCTCGTCGAGAGCTCGGAGCCGGTGCTGCGCTGGTCGCCGATCTTCGGGCGCGAGCAGATCGATTTTGCCGCAGTGCTGCGCGACGAATGGTCAGCGAAAATCATCCTCGGCAACGAGACTCAGCTCGTCGCCGCTGCCGTCGGCCGCCAGGAGGAGAATAAAAAAGGGCGCGACTTCCGGGCGCTTGCCGCGCTCTCGCTCGGCCACAGCATCGGTCTCGGCATCGTGCGCCGCGGCGAGGAAGGAAAGCACGAAATATCGGCGCCGAATTTCGGCCATATGCTGCATATGTCGGGCGGCGGTCTCTGTCGCTGCGGCTCGCGCGGCTGCATCGAAGCCTATGCCGGCTTCTATGCCATTCTGCGCGCGGCTTTCGATGTGCCGCTGGATACCATCCCGGCGAAATTCGTGCCGATCGCCGAACTCGACAAGATCGCAGCCAGCGCCCGGCAAGGCAGCCGCCGCAACATCCACGCCTTCCGGCAGGCGGGATTGGCGCTCGGCAACGGCTTGTCGCGCGTGCTCAGCCTGCATGAAAGCATGCCGATCGCGATCACCGGGCCGGGGACGCGCTATTATGACCTATTGTTGGAGGGCATTTCCGAGGGGCTGGCGGAATCGCATGTCGTGCGAATGGAGGGCATGCCGGAGCTGCGGGTGGTGGCGGACGAGCCGACGCTGGTGTTCGAAGGGCATCTCAACCGCGCGCTGGCGATGATGGACGACGACATCGTCAGATCTGGGGTTGCCGTTACGGAATTGCATGGCCAAACTGGTTGA
- a CDS encoding S24/S26 family peptidase has protein sequence MTEFFAPTIQTEKTAFDKLRVHMVDGDTMEPELKSRRDYVLVAPVADYCGEGIYLVDNGLGAVLCRCAALPGKERMIRVSYDNPVYRHGPNGGHYWSSQEFSECVLAIVVADVKVRDSRFLKAA, from the coding sequence ATGACCGAATTCTTCGCGCCAACCATCCAGACCGAAAAAACCGCCTTCGACAAGCTCCGCGTTCACATGGTCGATGGGGACACTATGGAGCCAGAGTTGAAAAGCCGTCGCGATTATGTGCTCGTCGCTCCGGTAGCGGATTATTGCGGCGAAGGGATCTACCTCGTGGATAACGGCCTTGGCGCTGTCCTGTGTCGCTGCGCAGCTCTTCCGGGCAAAGAACGAATGATCCGCGTTTCGTACGACAATCCAGTCTACCGACATGGGCCAAATGGTGGCCATTACTGGAGCTCCCAGGAGTTCAGTGAATGCGTTCTGGCCATTGTCGTCGCTGACGTGAAAGTGAGAGACAGTCGCTTTCTCAAGGCTGCTTGA
- a CDS encoding cell wall anchor protein, whose amino-acid sequence MRILHLAMAASLVLSAVSLSACKTTSQVDTAIEQNLPKVCSALEIAHVAFSAVAATGKLKAGTVSKEAAAYAGVETICADPSHTSVVDAVVKVAQAYAVVSSALQQAKAAQ is encoded by the coding sequence ATGCGCATCCTCCATCTAGCGATGGCGGCTAGCCTCGTGCTGTCCGCTGTTTCTCTCTCCGCATGCAAGACCACCAGCCAGGTCGACACAGCCATTGAGCAGAACCTTCCGAAGGTCTGTTCGGCGCTCGAAATCGCCCACGTGGCGTTCTCTGCCGTTGCAGCCACCGGCAAGCTGAAGGCCGGTACGGTTTCCAAGGAAGCTGCAGCCTATGCCGGCGTCGAGACGATTTGCGCCGATCCGTCCCACACCTCTGTCGTAGATGCCGTCGTGAAGGTCGCGCAGGCCTATGCCGTCGTCAGCAGCGCTCTCCAGCAGGCCAAGGCCGCTCAGTAA
- a CDS encoding ATP-binding cassette domain-containing protein, producing MTDQTTPLVEMRNISISFGGIHAVDNASVDLYPGEVVALLGHNGAGKSTLIKILSGAYKRDSGDILINGEPADIRTPRDAKKYGIETIYQTLAVADNVDAAANLYLGRELQTRWGTLDDVAMEASARKVMGRLNPNFKRFKEPVKALSGGQRQSVAIARAILFNARILIMDEPTAALGPQETAQVGDLIKQLKKDGIGIFLISHDIHDVFDLADRVSVMKNGQVVGHARTEDVTKDEVLGMIILGKVPPKAIPGPGAMKS from the coding sequence ATGACGGATCAAACCACTCCGCTTGTGGAAATGAGGAACATTTCCATCTCCTTCGGCGGTATTCACGCCGTCGACAATGCCTCGGTGGATCTCTACCCCGGCGAAGTCGTGGCGCTGCTCGGCCATAATGGCGCCGGCAAGTCGACGCTGATCAAGATTCTGTCCGGCGCCTACAAGCGCGACAGCGGCGATATTCTGATCAACGGCGAACCGGCCGATATCCGCACGCCCCGCGACGCCAAGAAATACGGCATCGAGACGATCTACCAGACGCTCGCCGTCGCCGACAATGTCGACGCCGCCGCCAATCTTTATCTTGGCCGCGAGCTGCAGACGCGCTGGGGCACGCTCGACGACGTCGCCATGGAGGCTTCGGCCCGCAAGGTGATGGGTCGCCTGAATCCCAACTTCAAGCGCTTCAAGGAGCCGGTGAAGGCGCTCTCCGGCGGCCAGCGCCAGTCGGTGGCGATCGCCCGCGCCATCCTCTTCAACGCCCGCATCCTGATCATGGACGAGCCGACGGCTGCGCTCGGCCCTCAGGAAACCGCGCAGGTGGGCGACCTGATCAAGCAACTGAAGAAGGACGGCATCGGCATCTTCCTCATCAGCCACGACATCCACGATGTCTTCGACCTAGCCGACCGCGTCTCGGTGATGAAGAACGGCCAGGTCGTCGGCCACGCCCGCACAGAGGATGTCACCAAGGACGAAGTCCTCGGCATGATCATCCTCGGCAAGGTCCCCCCCAAAGCCATCCCCGGCCCCGGCGCGATGAAGAGCTGA
- a CDS encoding sugar ABC transporter permease, with amino-acid sequence MADMTQSTTSSGPRNAEAGAITRFLRATEIDTRLLGMIGALLIIWIGFDLYLRIFDGREFLTARNLWNLSVQTCEIAVLATGMVLVIVTRNIDLSVGSLLGFVAMIMGVIQAKWLPQYLGFDSSWTWIITLICGLAIGTAIGAFQGAITAFMNVPSFIVTLGGLLVWRGLAWYVTSGQTVAPMDSTFVVMGGGGATGSIGATWSWVVGVISCLLIIVGIISSRQQRKRFHFPRRPLWAEYFLAALGSLLVLGTVYLFNSYYWPIGIAKRYATDHNIAWPETGLNIPYGIAVPVLIAVSIGIVMTFIATRLRFGRYVFAIGGNPEAAELAGIKTRWVIVKIFALMGFLAAVSAAISTARLNSAVNSQGTTYELFTIAAAVIGGTSLAGGSGTVAGAMIGALVMQSLQSGMGLANVDTPIQNVVVGIVLVVAVWLDIVYRSRAK; translated from the coding sequence ATGGCCGACATGACACAGTCCACAACATCGAGCGGTCCCCGCAATGCAGAAGCCGGAGCAATCACCCGGTTCCTGCGTGCCACCGAAATCGATACCCGCCTGCTCGGCATGATCGGAGCGCTGCTGATCATCTGGATCGGCTTCGATCTTTATCTTCGGATATTCGACGGCCGGGAATTCCTCACCGCCAGAAACCTTTGGAACCTTTCGGTGCAGACCTGCGAAATCGCGGTCCTCGCAACCGGCATGGTGCTGGTCATCGTCACGCGCAACATCGATCTTTCGGTCGGCTCGCTGCTTGGCTTCGTCGCCATGATCATGGGCGTCATCCAGGCCAAGTGGCTGCCGCAATATCTCGGCTTCGACAGTTCCTGGACCTGGATCATCACGCTGATCTGCGGCCTGGCGATCGGCACGGCCATCGGCGCCTTCCAGGGCGCGATCACCGCCTTCATGAATGTCCCCTCCTTCATCGTCACGCTCGGCGGGCTTCTCGTCTGGCGCGGCCTTGCCTGGTATGTCACCAGCGGCCAGACCGTGGCACCGATGGACTCCACCTTCGTCGTCATGGGCGGCGGCGGCGCCACCGGTTCGATCGGCGCGACCTGGAGCTGGGTGGTGGGTGTGATCTCCTGCCTGCTGATCATCGTCGGCATCATCAGCTCGCGCCAGCAAAGAAAGCGCTTTCACTTTCCGCGCCGTCCGCTTTGGGCGGAATATTTCCTTGCTGCCCTCGGCTCCCTGCTCGTCCTCGGCACGGTCTATCTCTTCAACAGCTATTATTGGCCGATCGGCATCGCCAAGCGCTACGCCACGGACCATAATATTGCCTGGCCGGAAACGGGATTGAACATTCCCTACGGCATCGCCGTCCCCGTCCTCATCGCCGTCTCCATCGGCATCGTGATGACCTTCATCGCCACGCGCCTGCGCTTCGGCCGCTATGTCTTCGCGATCGGCGGCAATCCGGAAGCCGCCGAACTCGCCGGCATCAAGACCCGCTGGGTCATCGTGAAGATCTTCGCGCTGATGGGCTTCCTCGCCGCCGTCTCGGCCGCGATTTCCACGGCGCGCCTCAACTCGGCCGTCAACTCGCAGGGCACGACCTACGAGCTCTTCACCATCGCCGCGGCCGTTATCGGCGGCACCTCGCTTGCCGGCGGCAGCGGCACCGTCGCCGGCGCCATGATCGGCGCCCTGGTCATGCAATCGCTGCAATCGGGCATGGGTCTCGCCAATGTCGATACGCCAATTCAGAACGTCGTCGTGGGCATTGTCCTGGTGGTCGCCGTTTGGCTTGACATCGTCTACCGCTCGCGCGCCAAGTAA
- a CDS encoding helix-turn-helix transcriptional regulator, whose product MLTTGNQLKAARALAGVEQKDVAERAGVNVNTIRNMEAAGAGQIAGRAQNVQMVQRVLEEAGIEFLNHGQPGVRLRK is encoded by the coding sequence ATGCTCACCACTGGCAATCAACTGAAGGCGGCTCGTGCGCTCGCGGGAGTGGAGCAGAAGGACGTCGCTGAAAGGGCTGGAGTGAACGTCAACACCATCCGGAACATGGAGGCGGCAGGGGCTGGCCAGATCGCCGGACGTGCACAAAACGTTCAAATGGTGCAGCGGGTGCTCGAAGAAGCAGGCATCGAGTTTCTAAATCACGGGCAACCAGGCGTAAGGCTCCGGAAATGA
- a CDS encoding ATP-dependent Clp protease proteolytic subunit: MREAMQLVPMVVEQSSMGERSFDIYSRLLRERIIFLNGEVNDAVSALVCAQLLFLEAENPKKPISLYINSPGGVVTSGLAMYDTMRYIRAPVQTLCMGTARSMGSFLLMAGEPGQRTALPNASIHIHQPLGGFQGQASDMLIHAEEIKRTKHRMTRLYAEHCGRSYDEFERGMDRDHFMTAEEALEWGLIDRILHVRKEDQHMGLAD; the protein is encoded by the coding sequence ATGCGCGAAGCGATGCAACTCGTCCCTATGGTCGTTGAACAATCCAGCATGGGAGAGCGGTCTTTCGACATCTATTCCCGCCTGCTGCGCGAGAGGATCATCTTCCTGAATGGTGAGGTGAACGATGCCGTTTCGGCCCTGGTCTGCGCGCAACTACTGTTTCTCGAGGCGGAAAATCCGAAGAAGCCGATCAGCCTCTACATCAATTCGCCGGGTGGCGTCGTGACCAGCGGCCTCGCCATGTACGACACGATGCGCTACATCCGCGCGCCAGTGCAGACCCTTTGCATGGGGACGGCTCGTTCGATGGGATCGTTCCTGCTGATGGCGGGAGAGCCCGGCCAGCGCACCGCCCTGCCCAATGCTAGCATCCATATCCACCAACCTTTGGGCGGCTTCCAGGGTCAGGCCTCCGACATGCTCATCCACGCCGAGGAAATCAAACGTACCAAGCATCGCATGACGCGGCTCTACGCCGAGCATTGCGGCCGTTCCTATGACGAATTTGAACGCGGCATGGACCGCGACCACTTCATGACGGCGGAAGAAGCTTTGGAATGGGGATTGATCGACCGCATTCTCCATGTTCGCAAAGAGGATCAGCATATGGGTTTGGCGGATTGA